One stretch of Armigeres subalbatus isolate Guangzhou_Male chromosome 2, GZ_Asu_2, whole genome shotgun sequence DNA includes these proteins:
- the LOC134211606 gene encoding uncharacterized protein LOC134211606 — protein sequence MTLTCLHFGFVHIHGFITNSLLLQQCNFVLNSLSKFAEYFQRLSFLPTAKMISDVQLAVFCNVLGVFLFLLVVGFHYINANMGRTASLTKHK from the exons ATGACGTTGACATGTTTACATTTCGGTTTTGTTCACATTCACGGCTTCATCACCAACAGTTTACTGCTCCAACAGTGCAATTTCGTATTAAACTCTCTTTCCAAATTtgcagaatattttcaaaggtTATCCTTTCTACCGA CTGCAAAAATGATTTCTGATGTCCAGCTGGCCGTGTTCTGCAACGTTCTGGGTGTGTTCCTGTTCCTTCTGGTGGTTGGATTCCATTACATAAACGCCAACATGGGAAG AACTGCCAGCCTAACAAAACATAAATGA